The following are encoded in a window of Vibrio sp. SCSIO 43136 genomic DNA:
- a CDS encoding NUDIX hydrolase, whose protein sequence is MDRVIHRWKNIELCEEDVTLPTGKTISHTTISHPGAAVILPVLDDGQILLIHQFRPSLKKWLLELPAGTMESEEDPTQCAQRELEEETGYSASELISLGQVTPLAGFCDEIQHLFIAKGLTKTDRLLCDDDEVINLQPRSLDWVETAIANGEISDAKTIACLFKAKLCGLV, encoded by the coding sequence ATGGATCGGGTTATTCATCGCTGGAAAAATATCGAGCTGTGTGAAGAAGACGTCACACTCCCTACTGGCAAAACTATTTCACACACCACTATCTCCCACCCCGGTGCAGCCGTCATCCTTCCTGTCCTGGATGATGGTCAGATATTGTTGATTCACCAATTTCGCCCGTCGTTAAAAAAATGGTTACTCGAACTCCCTGCAGGTACGATGGAAAGTGAAGAAGACCCAACACAATGTGCGCAGAGAGAACTCGAAGAAGAAACAGGTTACAGTGCGAGCGAATTGATCTCACTGGGGCAAGTCACGCCACTGGCCGGATTTTGTGACGAGATCCAGCACTTGTTTATCGCTAAAGGATTAACAAAAACTGACCGCCTGCTGTGTGACGATGACGAAGTGATTAATTTGCAGCCTCGTTCACTCGATTGGGTCGAAACCGCCATTGCCAATGGTGAGATCAGCGACGCAAAAACCATCGCTTGTCTATTCAAAGCCAAACTGTGCGGTTTAGTCTAG
- a CDS encoding VC0807 family protein, which yields MNSTTAKKPNPLFEILFNVFIPSFILMKFSGEEHLGTTMGLVVALMFPIAYGGMDLIRNKKFNFIAALGFVSILLTGGIGLLELDTRWLALKEALIPGLIGLAVLGSTFTRYPFMQKMLLNDTILNLDLINKRLEENGKSAEFARCLTSSNYLFASTFAFSSAMNYFLATWIVTSPAGTAAFNEELGKLTLYSYPMIAIPSMLMMFGIFYYLWRQVKSMTSLDADQIFHAK from the coding sequence ATGAACAGCACCACCGCCAAAAAGCCGAACCCTCTATTTGAGATACTGTTTAACGTATTCATTCCGTCTTTTATTTTGATGAAGTTTAGTGGTGAAGAACACTTAGGCACCACTATGGGCCTTGTTGTCGCCTTGATGTTCCCTATTGCTTATGGTGGTATGGATCTTATCCGCAACAAGAAGTTTAACTTTATCGCAGCGCTTGGCTTTGTCAGCATACTATTGACCGGTGGAATCGGCCTATTAGAACTCGATACCCGTTGGTTAGCACTTAAAGAGGCATTGATCCCTGGCTTGATTGGTTTAGCAGTGCTTGGCTCGACATTTACCCGCTACCCATTTATGCAAAAGATGCTGCTCAATGACACCATCTTGAACCTAGATCTTATCAACAAGCGATTAGAAGAAAATGGCAAATCGGCTGAGTTTGCTCGGTGCTTAACTTCGTCCAACTACTTGTTTGCCAGTACGTTCGCATTCTCTTCAGCGATGAACTACTTCCTTGCGACTTGGATCGTGACAAGCCCTGCGGGTACTGCTGCCTTTAATGAAGAGCTAGGTAAGTTAACTCTCTACAGTTACCCAATGATTGCTATCCCAAGTATGTTGATGATGTTTGGTATCTTCTATTACCTGTGGCGACAAGTGAAATCTATGACCTCGCTCGATGCTGATCAAATATTTCACGCTAAGTAA